From one Bacteroides eggerthii genomic stretch:
- a CDS encoding Wzz/FepE/Etk N-terminal domain-containing protein has translation MSEENIQKTTQQQPEEQEIDLIELAQKVWAERKLVFKACGIAALIGLVVAFSIPKEYSTKVTLAPESAGKTSAGGMGALAAMAGINLGGASAGEDALSPELYPDIVKSTPFLLELFDVKVKDQKGKVDTTLYAYLDKYQRSSWMGAVVSAPFKALGWTLSLFKDKPEKREGKIDPFHLTVDETRVAEALSKRILVTIDKKTGVTTLEVTMQDPLISASLTDTVMHCLQNYITDYRTNKARHDLAFTEKLYKEAKADYEEAQKKYATFADANQNIILLSYRAEQERLKNEMELAYTVYTQVSGQLQMARAKVQEITPVYTVVQPATVPLRAAKPNKIMILIGFVFLAGVGCVGWILFVKDLFKEWRKASKAI, from the coding sequence ATGAGCGAAGAAAATATACAGAAGACAACACAGCAGCAGCCGGAAGAGCAAGAGATTGATTTGATTGAGCTTGCTCAGAAAGTGTGGGCGGAGCGTAAATTGGTTTTCAAGGCATGCGGTATTGCCGCCCTTATCGGATTAGTGGTTGCGTTCAGTATTCCTAAAGAGTACTCTACTAAAGTGACATTGGCGCCTGAAAGCGCTGGTAAGACCTCTGCGGGAGGTATGGGAGCATTGGCGGCCATGGCCGGGATTAATTTGGGTGGAGCTTCGGCCGGAGAGGATGCGTTGTCGCCCGAGTTATATCCTGATATTGTTAAGTCAACACCTTTCCTGTTGGAGCTGTTTGATGTAAAGGTTAAGGATCAGAAAGGCAAAGTAGATACAACCTTATATGCTTATTTGGACAAGTACCAGCGTTCGTCTTGGATGGGGGCTGTGGTCTCTGCTCCATTCAAGGCTTTGGGGTGGACACTCTCTTTGTTCAAGGATAAGCCGGAGAAGAGAGAAGGTAAAATTGATCCGTTCCACCTGACGGTAGATGAAACAAGGGTGGCTGAGGCATTGAGCAAGCGCATCTTGGTTACCATTGATAAAAAAACAGGCGTTACCACTTTAGAGGTAACTATGCAAGACCCTTTGATTTCAGCTTCGTTGACAGATACGGTCATGCATTGTTTGCAGAACTATATCACAGACTATCGTACCAATAAAGCCCGTCATGATTTAGCCTTCACGGAAAAACTTTATAAAGAAGCAAAGGCCGATTATGAGGAAGCTCAAAAAAAATATGCTACTTTTGCAGATGCTAACCAAAACATTATTCTGTTGAGCTATCGTGCTGAGCAGGAACGTTTGAAGAACGAGATGGAGTTGGCGTATACCGTTTATACACAGGTTTCCGGGCAGTTGCAGATGGCGAGAGCCAAGGTTCAGGAAATCACTCCGGTATATACGGTTGTGCAGCCGGCCACAGTGCCATTGCGTGCTGCTAAACCGAATAAGATTATGATCCTTATCGGATTTGTATTCTTGGCGGGAGTAGGATGTGTTGGTTGGATACTATTTGTGAAAGATTTATTTAAGGAATGGAGAAAAGCAAGCAAAGCAATATGA
- a CDS encoding SusC/RagA family TonB-linked outer membrane protein, with amino-acid sequence MKQYLLTLFCLCVSMIALAQQKTITGTVIDANNEPVIGASVLEKGTSNGTITNLDGEYSLSVSAGATLVFSYIGYKTQEVSIGNKTTIKITLVEDSEQLDEVVVVGYGVQKKSSMTASVASVSAKEINKLVTSNVTSALQGRTPGVEVLQNGGEAGADVSILIRGAGTFGSTEPLYIIDGAVSNNGINSLNPNDISSIEILKDASAAAIYGSRASNGVVLVTTKSGKSGKTVVEINGSFSYQTPTKMLDFMNAEQWRTFANQVADNSPAFDRAPQNVNPTNPNLSTDWQDLYYQNAAMWNLSAAISGGGENSTFSTSIGYANQDGIIIQSNYEKYNARVNGTYKKGRFTITENLSIAHTSKQSPPAGRSIMLPTIPVKDELGRYVSTPLLDGYSITQSDITNPLASIYARDNYTKKTDITGSLSIGVDIWKGIKYKLNLAGSYLNTHGYTHTPAFASYWDENGTPNSNFSQPYTSLSESRGESFNYTIDNLLTYNGTFGGHTFDVLLGTSWMREFYRTMSIDSGVSDLGAPAVTTYNGAGTVGSNELNSALLSFFARLNYDYKNRYLLSLSIRSDESSKFAKGNRVGYFPSVSVGWNIHQEEFFKVPWMSKLKIRGSYGELGANFIDPYSFLSLAYGPVPTIFNNKRQYGYVTRLAQTNLTWETAVSSNIAIEMGFLDNALNFTAEYFMRRNNDLLAPLESLPSSGQTIIINDGDLPYYNTASVENKGWEFTLGYRKAWDKWSVDVQGNISFLDNKVRKLGEGVQPIRGNLMSSKFADRPTITKEGLPIGSFYGYKVVGLSDKGDFLFESADGKGKPAGEVSETDKQVLGNPTPDFTYGLNVNVGYKNWDLTAFFQGTQGNDIFAAAKYQIYFNYDNNTLVNAMNSWTPSNTNTSLPIAKTDNFNGGNSLPSSFYIEDGSYFRCKNLQIGYTFDKKLLKKTGFIESARLFAGVQNLFTITNYSLYDPEVSSNTLFDRGIDGLYQDAPKVNARVYNFGFNLTF; translated from the coding sequence ATGAAGCAGTATCTATTGACACTATTTTGTTTGTGTGTATCTATGATAGCACTGGCACAGCAAAAGACGATTACCGGAACGGTGATCGATGCCAACAATGAACCCGTAATTGGAGCCTCTGTTTTAGAAAAAGGGACTTCCAATGGTACTATTACGAATCTTGATGGAGAATACTCCTTATCTGTATCTGCTGGAGCAACTTTGGTTTTTAGCTATATTGGTTATAAAACACAAGAAGTATCAATTGGCAATAAAACAACAATAAAAATTACTCTGGTTGAAGATTCCGAGCAATTGGACGAAGTAGTAGTCGTTGGCTATGGTGTACAGAAAAAATCAAGTATGACTGCGTCAGTAGCTTCTGTTTCAGCGAAAGAAATTAATAAGTTAGTTACTTCTAATGTAACTTCGGCTCTCCAAGGACGTACGCCGGGCGTTGAAGTTTTGCAGAATGGTGGTGAAGCAGGTGCAGATGTTAGTATATTGATACGTGGTGCGGGTACTTTTGGCTCTACTGAACCTCTGTATATAATAGATGGTGCAGTAAGTAACAACGGTATTAATTCACTGAATCCTAATGATATTTCATCTATTGAAATATTGAAAGATGCTTCCGCTGCTGCTATATATGGATCGCGTGCATCTAATGGTGTTGTGTTGGTTACTACAAAAAGTGGGAAGAGTGGTAAAACTGTTGTAGAAATCAATGGTTCTTTTTCCTACCAAACTCCTACAAAGATGCTGGATTTTATGAATGCTGAACAATGGAGAACTTTTGCCAATCAGGTAGCTGATAACAGCCCAGCTTTTGATCGTGCTCCGCAGAATGTGAATCCTACCAATCCGAATCTAAGTACAGATTGGCAAGATTTATATTATCAAAATGCTGCAATGTGGAACTTGAGTGCGGCTATCTCTGGAGGTGGTGAAAACTCAACGTTTAGCACGAGTATCGGTTACGCTAATCAAGATGGTATTATCATCCAGTCTAATTATGAAAAATATAATGCACGTGTTAATGGTACTTATAAAAAAGGACGTTTCACAATAACGGAAAACCTTTCTATTGCGCATACCAGTAAACAATCACCTCCGGCAGGACGTAGCATTATGTTACCTACAATTCCTGTAAAAGACGAATTGGGACGTTATGTCTCTACACCTCTTTTGGATGGTTATTCAATTACCCAGTCGGATATTACCAATCCGTTGGCTTCTATTTATGCTCGTGATAATTATACGAAAAAAACAGATATAACTGGAAGTTTGAGTATCGGGGTAGATATTTGGAAAGGAATCAAGTATAAATTGAATTTAGCCGGAAGTTATTTGAACACTCATGGATATACACATACTCCGGCTTTTGCTTCCTATTGGGATGAAAATGGAACTCCTAATTCTAATTTTAGCCAGCCCTATACTTCTTTGTCAGAATCAAGAGGAGAAAGTTTCAATTATACAATTGATAATTTGCTAACCTATAATGGAACATTTGGCGGTCATACTTTTGACGTACTTTTAGGTACCAGCTGGATGCGGGAATTTTACCGTACTATGTCTATTGATAGCGGTGTGAGCGATTTGGGTGCTCCTGCTGTAACGACTTATAATGGTGCAGGTACAGTTGGTTCCAATGAATTGAATTCTGCCCTACTTTCTTTCTTTGCTCGTTTGAATTATGATTATAAAAATCGTTATTTACTGTCATTGAGTATTCGTAGTGATGAATCTTCAAAGTTTGCTAAAGGTAATAGAGTTGGTTACTTCCCTTCTGTATCAGTAGGTTGGAATATTCATCAAGAAGAGTTTTTTAAAGTACCCTGGATGTCAAAGTTGAAAATTCGTGGTAGTTATGGTGAATTGGGAGCTAACTTTATAGACCCTTATTCTTTCCTGTCATTGGCTTACGGACCTGTTCCAACAATCTTTAATAACAAGCGTCAGTATGGGTATGTAACCCGTTTAGCTCAAACCAACCTAACATGGGAGACGGCTGTTTCATCGAATATTGCTATTGAAATGGGATTTTTGGATAATGCCTTGAATTTTACGGCAGAATATTTTATGAGACGTAATAATGACTTGTTGGCTCCATTGGAATCTCTTCCTTCTTCAGGACAAACAATTATTATTAATGATGGTGATCTTCCTTATTATAACACTGCATCTGTGGAAAATAAAGGCTGGGAGTTTACTTTGGGTTATCGCAAGGCATGGGACAAATGGAGTGTAGATGTACAGGGAAATATCTCTTTCTTGGATAACAAAGTACGTAAATTAGGAGAAGGAGTACAACCTATTCGTGGAAATTTGATGAGTTCTAAGTTTGCAGATCGCCCCACTATTACAAAAGAAGGATTGCCTATTGGATCTTTCTATGGATATAAAGTAGTTGGACTTAGCGATAAGGGTGATTTCTTGTTTGAAAGTGCTGATGGTAAAGGTAAACCTGCTGGTGAAGTCAGTGAAACAGATAAACAGGTGCTTGGAAATCCTACTCCGGACTTTACTTATGGGTTGAATGTAAATGTTGGCTATAAGAATTGGGATTTGACAGCTTTCTTCCAAGGCACGCAGGGGAATGATATATTTGCTGCTGCTAAGTATCAAATTTACTTCAACTATGATAATAATACATTGGTAAATGCCATGAATTCATGGACGCCTTCTAATACGAACACTTCTTTACCAATAGCAAAGACTGACAATTTTAATGGTGGTAATTCTTTGCCGAGCAGCTTCTACATTGAGGATGGTTCTTATTTCCGTTGCAAGAATTTGCAAATAGGTTATACTTTTGATAAAAAACTTTTGAAGAAAACAGGTTTTATTGAGTCTGCACGTTTATTTGCAGGTGTTCAGAATCTGTTTACTATCACTAACTACTCTTTGTATGATCCGGAAGTTAGTAGCAATACTCTTTTTGATAGAGGCATAGATGGTCTATATCAAGATGCTCCAAAGGTAAATGCAAGAGTTTACAATTTTGGCTTTAATTTAACCTTCTAA
- a CDS encoding ROK family transcriptional regulator, with translation MKQQLLKEIELGSKNALIKKRIITHYIYNGSSTITDLSKELDLSIPTVTKFIGEMYEDGYINDYGKLETSGGRHPSLYGLNPESGYFIGVDIKRFAVNIGLINFKGDMMELKMNIPYKFENTPEAKEELCRLISSFIKKAKVNTDKILNININISGRVNPESGYSFSQFNFSERPLAEVLTEKIGYQVCIDNDTRAMTYGEYLQGCVKGEKNIIFVNVSWGLGIGIIIDGKVYTGKSGFSGEFGHINVFDNEILCHCGKKGCLETEASGSALYRILLERVRKGESSILSDRIDSQNCSLTLDEIIEAVNKEDLLCIEIVEEIGQKLGKQIAGLINILNPELVIIGGTLSLTEDYITQPIKTAIKKYSLNLVNQDTVITVSKLKDKAGVVGACMLARSRMFEC, from the coding sequence ATGAAACAACAACTTTTGAAAGAGATTGAACTGGGAAGTAAGAATGCTCTTATAAAAAAGAGAATCATTACACATTATATATATAATGGTAGTTCAACGATAACCGACTTATCCAAAGAATTAGATCTAAGCATCCCCACAGTTACCAAATTCATCGGTGAAATGTACGAAGACGGCTATATCAACGATTATGGTAAACTGGAGACAAGCGGCGGAAGACACCCCAGCCTGTATGGCCTGAATCCGGAATCCGGATACTTTATCGGGGTAGACATTAAAAGATTTGCTGTCAATATCGGCCTGATCAACTTCAAGGGGGACATGATGGAATTGAAAATGAATATTCCGTATAAGTTTGAGAATACTCCGGAAGCAAAGGAGGAACTATGCAGACTCATCAGCTCTTTCATAAAAAAAGCGAAAGTCAACACCGACAAAATACTGAATATCAACATTAATATATCAGGACGTGTCAACCCCGAATCCGGATACAGCTTCAGCCAATTCAATTTCTCCGAACGTCCGCTGGCAGAGGTATTGACGGAAAAAATCGGTTATCAGGTTTGTATCGATAATGACACCCGCGCAATGACATACGGCGAGTATTTGCAAGGGTGTGTCAAAGGGGAAAAGAATATCATCTTCGTTAATGTCAGTTGGGGACTGGGCATAGGTATCATCATTGACGGCAAAGTATATACCGGCAAATCGGGATTCTCCGGAGAATTCGGACACATCAACGTCTTTGACAATGAAATCCTCTGCCACTGCGGGAAAAAAGGATGCCTTGAAACCGAAGCGTCAGGCTCTGCCTTATACCGCATATTACTGGAACGCGTAAGAAAAGGAGAAAGCTCTATCCTCTCCGACCGCATCGACTCCCAAAACTGCTCACTCACACTGGATGAAATTATCGAAGCCGTCAACAAAGAGGATTTATTGTGCATCGAAATCGTAGAAGAAATCGGACAGAAATTAGGTAAGCAAATCGCCGGATTAATCAATATATTGAATCCGGAATTAGTAATCATCGGAGGAACATTGTCACTGACAGAGGACTATATCACACAACCGATAAAAACTGCGATAAAAAAATATTCTCTGAATCTGGTAAATCAGGATACAGTTATCACAGTCTCCAAACTCAAAGATAAAGCCGGCGTTGTAGGCGCCTGCATGCTGGCACGAAGCCGGATGTTTGAGTGCTAA
- a CDS encoding MFS transporter, which yields MKNKNVYPWIVVALLWVVALLNYMDRQMLSTMQEAMKVDIVELNKAEAFGALMAVFLWIYGFMSPIAGMIADRVNRKWLVVGSLFVWSGVTYLMGYADNFHELYWLRAVMGVSEALYIPSALSLIADWHQGKSRSLAIGVHMTGLYVGQAIGGFGATVAAIFSWHTTFHWFGIVGMIYSVVLIFLLRENPDRMIAEQPSSVAGKEKKPSLFGGLSMLFSTWAFWIILFYFAAPSLPGWATKNWLPTLFSESLGIPMAEAGPISTITIAFSSFVGVILGGILSDRWVQKNIRGRVYTGAIGLGLTVPALMLLGFGSSFVAVIGAGLLFGIGFGIFDANNMPILCQFVSAKHRGTAYGIMNMTGVFAGAAVTQLLGKWTDGGSLGEGFAMLSIIVLIALALQLYFLRPKTDNME from the coding sequence ATGAAAAACAAAAATGTATATCCTTGGATTGTAGTAGCGTTGCTTTGGGTGGTGGCTTTGCTTAATTATATGGATCGTCAGATGCTCTCTACTATGCAGGAAGCGATGAAGGTTGATATAGTGGAGCTGAATAAGGCGGAAGCATTTGGTGCGTTGATGGCTGTTTTCTTGTGGATTTACGGTTTTATGAGTCCTATTGCCGGTATGATTGCCGATCGTGTTAACCGTAAATGGTTGGTTGTAGGCAGTCTTTTTGTTTGGTCGGGCGTGACGTATTTGATGGGATATGCTGATAATTTTCATGAGTTGTATTGGCTGCGTGCGGTGATGGGGGTGAGTGAAGCGCTTTATATTCCTTCCGCCTTGTCGCTGATTGCCGACTGGCATCAGGGCAAGTCGCGTTCGTTGGCTATTGGAGTGCACATGACGGGGCTGTACGTGGGGCAGGCCATCGGCGGTTTTGGCGCCACTGTTGCTGCAATTTTTTCTTGGCACACCACTTTCCACTGGTTTGGTATCGTAGGAATGATATATTCTGTGGTTCTGATATTTTTGTTGAGGGAGAACCCCGATCGTATGATTGCGGAACAGCCGTCTTCTGTGGCGGGCAAAGAGAAGAAGCCGTCGCTGTTTGGCGGGTTGAGCATGTTGTTCTCTACTTGGGCATTCTGGATTATCCTCTTTTATTTTGCGGCGCCCAGTCTTCCGGGATGGGCCACAAAGAACTGGCTTCCCACTCTTTTCTCTGAAAGTCTGGGTATTCCGATGGCGGAAGCAGGGCCTATATCTACCATAACAATTGCCTTTTCTTCTTTCGTGGGCGTGATTCTTGGCGGAATCCTGTCCGACCGTTGGGTGCAGAAAAATATTCGCGGGCGTGTCTATACGGGAGCCATTGGGTTGGGGCTCACAGTTCCGGCATTGATGCTGCTGGGATTTGGAAGCAGCTTCGTGGCTGTCATTGGAGCAGGGTTGTTGTTCGGAATAGGTTTTGGGATATTCGATGCTAACAATATGCCTATTCTTTGTCAGTTTGTGTCGGCCAAACATCGTGGAACCGCTTACGGTATAATGAATATGACAGGGGTGTTTGCCGGTGCTGCCGTCACCCAACTATTGGGTAAGTGGACCGATGGCGGCAGTCTTGGTGAAGGGTTTGCGATGCTGAGCATTATCGTGCTCATTGCTTTGGCTCTTCAACTCTACTTTCTCCGTCCTAAAACGGACAATATGGAATAA
- a CDS encoding AGE family epimerase/isomerase, whose amino-acid sequence MNVTDYLQTWAASYKEDFVNNIMPFWMRYGLDHKNGGVYTCLDRDGRLMDTTKSVWFQGRFGFIAAYAYNQIEQNPDWLAASRSCIDFMEKHCFDKDGRMFFEVTEEGLPLRKRRYVFSECFAAIAMSEYALASGDRTYAEKALDLFKRILRNLATPGLLEPKYLPTLQARGHSITMILINTASRIRAAISDPILDTQINESIAAIRRYFMHPEFKALLEMVGPDGELIDTCNGRIINPGHCIETAWFILEEAKHRHWDKDLVQMGIRILEWSWEWGWDKEYGGIINFRDCRNFPVQDYSQDMKFWWPQTEAIIATLYAYQATCDEKYLDMHRQISDWTYAHFPDKEYGEWYGYLHRDGTVAQPAKGNIFKGPFHIPRMMIRSYTLCKEIL is encoded by the coding sequence ATGAATGTGACAGATTATTTACAAACTTGGGCAGCATCCTATAAAGAGGACTTTGTGAATAATATCATGCCGTTCTGGATGCGATACGGTCTCGATCATAAAAATGGAGGGGTCTATACCTGCCTTGATCGTGACGGTCGTTTGATGGACACCACTAAATCCGTATGGTTTCAAGGGCGTTTCGGTTTTATAGCTGCTTATGCTTATAATCAGATAGAGCAGAATCCCGATTGGCTGGCGGCTTCCAGAAGTTGTATAGACTTTATGGAGAAGCATTGTTTTGACAAAGATGGCCGTATGTTTTTCGAGGTGACCGAAGAAGGATTGCCGCTTCGCAAACGTCGTTACGTGTTCTCTGAGTGTTTTGCAGCTATTGCGATGTCGGAATATGCTCTTGCCTCAGGTGATAGGACTTATGCGGAAAAGGCATTGGATCTTTTTAAGAGAATATTGAGAAATCTTGCCACCCCCGGTTTGTTGGAACCCAAATACCTGCCTACATTGCAGGCCCGCGGGCATTCCATAACCATGATTCTCATCAATACAGCTTCCCGTATTCGGGCAGCCATTTCCGATCCGATACTCGACACTCAAATCAATGAATCCATTGCTGCTATCCGTCGCTATTTTATGCATCCCGAATTTAAGGCATTGCTCGAAATGGTAGGGCCTGACGGAGAACTCATTGACACTTGCAACGGTCGTATCATCAATCCGGGACATTGCATAGAAACAGCGTGGTTTATTCTCGAAGAAGCCAAACACCGACATTGGGATAAGGATCTGGTTCAGATGGGAATCCGGATTCTCGAATGGTCTTGGGAATGGGGATGGGATAAGGAATATGGCGGTATCATCAACTTCCGCGATTGCCGTAATTTCCCCGTACAAGACTATTCTCAAGATATGAAGTTCTGGTGGCCGCAGACGGAAGCCATTATTGCTACTCTTTACGCTTATCAAGCTACTTGTGACGAAAAATACCTTGATATGCACCGACAGATTAGTGACTGGACTTATGCTCATTTCCCCGACAAAGAATATGGCGAATGGTATGGCTATCTTCATCGTGACGGTACGGTGGCACAGCCGGCTAAGGGCAATATATTCAAGGGGCCTTTCCACATTCCGCGCATGATGATACGTAGTTATACCTTATGTAAGGAAATACTTTAG
- a CDS encoding UpxY family transcription antiterminator: MIANNDMNRWCALYTAPRSERKLMQRLNEAGYAAFCPMQIVFRKWNGKTKEVFTPLFPGFLFVEETADVASFVASQNVALLVDAEGKRLSVCAEKAELAAEFAHLLK, translated from the coding sequence ATGATAGCTAATAATGATATGAATCGTTGGTGTGCCCTGTATACGGCACCGAGGTCGGAACGTAAATTGATGCAACGTTTGAATGAAGCAGGTTATGCTGCATTTTGTCCTATGCAAATCGTATTCAGGAAATGGAATGGCAAGACAAAGGAGGTATTCACTCCATTGTTTCCCGGTTTCCTTTTTGTAGAAGAAACAGCTGATGTGGCATCTTTTGTCGCATCGCAGAATGTGGCTCTTTTGGTAGATGCGGAAGGTAAGCGTTTGTCTGTTTGTGCTGAAAAGGCAGAGTTGGCTGCAGAATTCGCACATTTATTGAAATAA
- a CDS encoding YhcH/YjgK/YiaL family protein — protein MIVSNLQNSGRIESLHPQFKPLFDYVKTHDLLHAELGRIDIDGDDLFIMNINPECVPQDKQVLEVHRIYIDVHILLEGTERIGWKAIEDVKQEIKPYDKEGDCALYADPSTTWVDLLPGQFMIVYPEDPHAPVVGAGNIRKLIAKVKI, from the coding sequence ATGATTGTATCAAACTTGCAAAACAGTGGTAGGATAGAAAGTCTCCATCCTCAGTTTAAGCCTCTTTTTGACTATGTGAAGACACATGATTTGCTCCATGCCGAGTTGGGACGTATTGATATAGACGGAGACGATTTGTTTATAATGAACATCAATCCCGAATGTGTTCCACAGGATAAGCAAGTGCTTGAGGTTCACCGTATTTATATTGATGTGCACATCCTTTTGGAAGGAACGGAGAGAATTGGTTGGAAGGCTATTGAAGACGTAAAACAGGAAATCAAGCCTTACGATAAAGAAGGCGATTGCGCTTTGTATGCCGATCCCTCTACCACATGGGTGGATTTGCTTCCCGGTCAGTTTATGATTGTGTATCCGGAAGACCCTCATGCACCGGTTGTCGGAGCCGGAAATATTCGTAAACTCATTGCAAAAGTAAAAATCTGA
- a CDS encoding dihydrodipicolinate synthase family protein, with the protein MEKIIGLIDAPFTPFYENGEVNYEPIEAYAKMLQKNGLQGVFINGSSGEGYMLTEEERMKLAERWVSVAPKGFKVIVHVGSCCVKASRMLAEHAQKIGAWGIGAMAPPFPKIGRIEELVKYIEEIAAGAPSLPFYYYHIPAFNGAFLSMVGLLEAVDGRVPNFAGIKYTFESLYEYNQCRLYKDGKYDMLHGQDETILPCLAMGGAQGGIGGTTNYNGKELVGIIEAWKAGDLALARERQNFSQEVINVICHFRGNIVGGKRIMKLIGLDLGKNRTPFQNMTDEEEQRMKAELEAIDFFSRCNKF; encoded by the coding sequence ATGGAAAAAATTATCGGATTAATTGATGCCCCTTTCACCCCGTTCTATGAAAATGGCGAAGTGAATTACGAGCCGATTGAGGCGTATGCAAAGATGTTACAGAAGAATGGTCTTCAAGGTGTGTTCATCAACGGTTCTTCCGGAGAGGGCTATATGCTCACCGAAGAAGAGCGCATGAAGCTGGCGGAACGCTGGGTGTCGGTGGCTCCCAAGGGCTTTAAGGTGATTGTGCATGTGGGCAGTTGCTGTGTAAAGGCAAGCCGTATGCTTGCTGAGCATGCTCAGAAGATCGGAGCATGGGGCATTGGCGCTATGGCTCCTCCTTTCCCGAAGATCGGCCGCATCGAAGAGTTGGTGAAGTATATCGAGGAAATTGCTGCCGGTGCCCCTTCTCTGCCTTTCTATTATTATCATATTCCGGCATTCAATGGCGCTTTCCTTTCTATGGTGGGTTTGCTGGAAGCTGTTGACGGCCGGGTGCCTAACTTCGCCGGAATCAAATACACTTTCGAGAGCCTGTACGAGTACAACCAGTGCCGTTTGTACAAGGACGGCAAGTATGACATGCTTCATGGGCAAGACGAAACAATTCTTCCTTGTCTTGCTATGGGAGGTGCACAGGGCGGTATCGGCGGCACTACCAACTATAACGGTAAAGAACTTGTGGGTATTATCGAGGCTTGGAAAGCCGGTGATCTTGCATTGGCACGCGAACGTCAGAATTTCTCTCAGGAGGTCATTAACGTAATCTGTCATTTCCGCGGCAACATTGTGGGGGGTAAACGTATAATGAAGCTCATCGGGCTTGACTTGGGCAAGAACCGCACTCCTTTCCAGAATATGACTGACGAGGAAGAACAGCGTATGAAAGCCGAACTTGAAGCGATTGATTTTTTTAGCCGTTGCAATAAATTCTAA